In Phycisphaerae bacterium RAS1, the genomic window GGAGTACCGCGACCTGCCCTACCCACTAGCAAAAAAAAGCGACGGACAGGACGCGGCTGGGACCGGCACGCGCCCGCTCGGCTTGCGCGTCGGTCGCGCCGCGCCGGCCCGCGCCGTCAAATTCCGGCGTCGCTGTCGGCCGCGGCTCCCGCGCCGCCGTCGTCGGGTGGACGCGGGCGGCGGCGGTCGCGAAGGACTGACGCAACGATGCCGACCGCGAGGATGGCGACGATGATCGCCAGCGACACTTCCGCCGCCAGGTGGTAGTGATGCGTCAGGAGCATCTTCACACCGACGAACGCCAGCAGAAACACCAGGCTGAGCTTGAGGTAGTGGAACTTGTCCAGCAGGCTGGCCAGTGCGAAGTAGAGCGAGCGCAAGCCCAGAATCGCAAACACGTTCGACGTGAAGACGATGAATGGATCGCGCGTGATCGCGAAAATCGCCGGAATCGAGTCGACCGCGAAGAGCACGTCAGTGCTTTCGACCACCAGCAGCGCCACGAACATCGGCGTCATCGCCTTGCGGCCGTCAACAACCGTGAAGAACCGCTCCCCCTCAAACGCCGGCGACACCGGATAGAACCGCCGCGCCAGCCGCACCAGCGGATTGCGGTCGGGTTCGGGCTCCTCCTCGCCGGAGCGAAGCATCTTGATCGCGGTCAGGATCAGGATCGCCCCGAAGACGTAGTTCATCCAGAAGAAGCGCGTGATCAGCTCGGTGCCGGCCCAGATCATCGCCCCGCGCATCACCAGCGCCCCGAGAATGCCCCAGAAGAGCACGCGGTGCTGATACTGCTGCGGGACGCGGAAGTACCCGAAGATGATCGCGATGACGAAGATGTTATCGAGGCTCAGCGAGTACTCGATCACCCACCCGGTGAAGAATTCCAGCGCCGCCCGCCAGCCGTCCGACATCTTCGCCGCCGCGGTCGCGTCGGAGGGGCCGCGCGCCCCGAAATTCTCGGCGATGCCCAGCCAGTTGTGCTCATACATGAAATAGACGAG contains:
- the alx gene encoding Inner membrane protein alx, with product MHVWIWISFVVFVLLMLALDLGVLNRKAHVIRAREALLWTLLCVALALVFNVLVYFMYEHNWLGIAENFGARGPSDATAAAKMSDGWRAALEFFTGWVIEYSLSLDNIFVIAIIFGYFRVPQQYQHRVLFWGILGALVMRGAMIWAGTELITRFFWMNYVFGAILILTAIKMLRSGEEEPEPDRNPLVRLARRFYPVSPAFEGERFFTVVDGRKAMTPMFVALLVVESTDVLFAVDSIPAIFAITRDPFIVFTSNVFAILGLRSLYFALASLLDKFHYLKLSLVFLLAFVGVKMLLTHHYHLAAEVSLAIIVAILAVGIVASVLRDRRRPRPPDDGGAGAAADSDAGI